In Quercus lobata isolate SW786 chromosome 12, ValleyOak3.0 Primary Assembly, whole genome shotgun sequence, a genomic segment contains:
- the LOC115972570 gene encoding glyoxylate/hydroxypyruvate reductase HPR3-like codes for MASEDNEVEDHRPLVLIHSLSSFKLPLQDRLITHFRLFDSLASPEASSVRALICVGPTPVTADTLDHLPSLRLVVGSSAGLDHVDLAECHRRGIAVTNSGDAYSENVADYAVALLLDVLRRVSSADRFVRSGLWPQMGEYPLGRKLGGKRIGIVGLGSIGSEVAKRLVAFGCTVAYNSRNKKPSVLYPYYANVHDLAVNSDFLIVCCALTNETHHIINKDVLTALGREGVIINVGRGALVDEKELVQFLVQGEIGGAGLDVFENEPNVPKELFALDNVVLSPHLAVLTPESFEALNEVIIANLKAFFSNKPLLSPFQQE; via the exons ATGGCTAGCGAAGACAACGAAGTCGAAGACCACCGTCCTCTCGTCCTTATACACAGCCTCTCTTCATTCAAACTTCCACTACAAGACCGCTTGATCACCCACTTCCGCCTTTTCGACTCGCTGGCCTCGCCCGAGGCCTCCTCCGTACGCGCTCTCATCTGCGTCGGCCCCACGCCCGTCACCGCCGACACCCTCGACCACCTCCCTTCTCTGCGACTTGTCGTTGGCTCCAGCGCCGGCCTTGACCACGTCGACCTCGCCGAGTGCCACCGTCGTGGCATTGCCGTCACCAATTCCGGCGACGCCTACTCTGAGAACGTGGCCGATTACGCCGTCGCGCTTTTGCTCGATGTTCTGCGCCGAGTTTCCTCTGCTGACCGATTTGTTCGCTCTGGTTTGTGGCCTCAAATGGGAGAGTACCCACTTGGCCGTAag TTAGGGGGGAAACGAATTGGTATTGTGGGGCTGGGAAGTATTGGCTCTGAAGTTGCAAAAAGGCTTGTGGCATTTGGCTGCACAGTTGCATACAACTCGAGGAACAAGAAGCCATCTGTACTATATCCTTACTATGCCAATGTCCATGACCTTGCTGTTAACAGTGATTTTCTTATTGTTTGCTGTGCGCTGACGAATGAAACTCACCATATAATCAACAAAGATGTTTTGACAGCATTGGGAAGGGAAGGGGTTATAATTAATGTTGGTCGCGGTGCTCTTGTAGATGAGAAAGAATTGGTGCAATTTTTGGTCCAAGGGGAGATTGGTGGTGCAGGTCTTGATGTGTTTGAGAACGAGCCTAATGTCCCAAAAGAGCTTTTTGCCCTGGACAATGTTGTGTTGTCTCCACATCTTGCTGTTTTAACTCCAGAATCCTTCGAAGCCTTGAACGAGGTGATTATAGCAAACTTGAAGGCTTTCTTTTCAAATAAGCCTTTATT
- the LOC115971519 gene encoding YTH domain-containing protein 1 isoform X1, with amino-acid sequence MSSDTAKENASVVDSSVTEWKQDMGNSDDPESSSYKVNEDGYPSREDKVRNSHDPLGKSTTSKKGKLYNTRYFIIKSLNHDNIQRSIEKGIWATQVMNEPILEEAFLNSGKVILIFSVNMSGFFQGYAQMMSSVGWRRDNVWNQGSGKSNPWGRSFKVKWLQLNDLPFQKTLHLRNPLNDYKPVKISRDCQELSPDIGEALCELLDGKSDVDDSLSSFYRDDIPSKRPCVDSPCSLGNEEYNVPPVHMPWSRTPMLYPSLLYPHQPEANRFHLGYQSSTGVMFPNNPPITTGSSQVDGTKCSRINGDLSNLQVDVDMSSRYEVWGLSAESPFTSTLTDDDFLEMSYEEYLEAHSRSNKQLCLPVAGPSRKTQESSRSKKHDEDLNSSCIADRCSSRKRTHHSS; translated from the exons ATGTCTTCTGACACTGCAAAGGAGAATGCTTCTGTAGTTGATTCATCAGTGACTGAATGGAAACAAGACATGGGAAATTCAGATGATCCAG AGAGTTCTAGTTACAAAGTGAATGAGGATGGCTATCCATCTAGGGAAGATAAAGTGCGGAACTCCCATGATCCTCTGGGAAAGTCAACCACTAGCAAAAAGGGTAAATTGTATAATACAAGATATTTCATCATTAAGAGTTTGAACCACGATAATATCCAACGATCGATTGAGAAAGGAATTTGGGCAACTCAGGTCATGAATGAACCAATTCTGGAAGAGGCCTTTCTT AACTCTGGTAAAGTAATTCTTATATTTAGTGTAAACATGAGTGGTTTCTTCCAAGGGTATGCCCAAATGATGTCTTCTGTTGGGTGGAGGCGAGACAATGTTTGGAATCAAGGGAGTGGAAAAAGCAATCCCTGGGGGCGCAGTTTTAAGGTCAAGTGGCTGCAGTTAAATGATTTGCCTTTTCAAAAGACTCTTCACCTCAGGAATCCATTGAATGACTACAAACCTGTCAAAATTAGCAGAGATTGCCAG GAGTTATCTCCAGATATTGGAGAAGCTCTTTGTGAGCTCCTTGATGGGAAGAGTGACGTGGATGACTCGCTGAGTAG TTTTTACAGGGATGATATTCCTTCCAAAAGGCCTTGTGTAGATTCTCCATGTTCTTTAGGAAATGAAGAGTATAATGTGCCTCCAGTGCATATGCCATGGTCCAGAACACCTATGCTTTAtccttcattgctctacccacATCAGCCTGAAGCAAATAGATTTCATTTAGGATACCAGAGTTCCACAGGGGTTATGTTTCCTAACAATCCACCTATTACCACTGGATCATCACAAGTTGATGGAACAAAATGTTCTCGCATTAATGGAGACCTCTCTAATTTACAAGTGGATGTGGATATGTCTTCTCGATATGAAGTTTGGGGTTTGTCAGCAGAAAGCCCATTTACAAGTACTCTGACTGATGATGATTTTCTTGAAATG TCTTATGAAGAATATCTGGAGGCCCATAGCAGAAGCAACAAACAGTTATGCCTCCCT GTGGCCGGACCATCTAGGAAAACACAGGAATCATCAAGAAGTAAAAAGCATGATGAAGATTT AAACTCAAGCTGTATAGCTGATCGGTGTTCCTCACGTAAGAGGACTCATCATTCATCCTAG
- the LOC115971519 gene encoding YTH domain-containing protein 1 isoform X2 gives MSSDTAKENASVVDSSVTEWKQDMGNSDDPESSSYKVNEDGYPSREDKVRNSHDPLGKSTTSKKGKLYNTRYFIIKSLNHDNIQRSIEKGIWATQVMNEPILEEAFLNSGKVILIFSVNMSGFFQGYAQMMSSVGWRRDNVWNQGSGKSNPWGRSFKVKWLQLNDLPFQKTLHLRNPLNDYKPVKISRDCQELSPDIGEALCELLDGKSDVDDSLSSFYRDDIPSKRPCVDSPCSLGNEEYNVPPVHMPWSRTPMLYPSLLYPHQPEANRFHLGYQSSTGVMFPNNPPITTGSSQVDGTKCSRINGDLSNLQVDVDMSSRYEVWGLSAESPFTSTLTDDDFLEMSYEEYLEAHSRSNKQLCLPKLKLYS, from the exons ATGTCTTCTGACACTGCAAAGGAGAATGCTTCTGTAGTTGATTCATCAGTGACTGAATGGAAACAAGACATGGGAAATTCAGATGATCCAG AGAGTTCTAGTTACAAAGTGAATGAGGATGGCTATCCATCTAGGGAAGATAAAGTGCGGAACTCCCATGATCCTCTGGGAAAGTCAACCACTAGCAAAAAGGGTAAATTGTATAATACAAGATATTTCATCATTAAGAGTTTGAACCACGATAATATCCAACGATCGATTGAGAAAGGAATTTGGGCAACTCAGGTCATGAATGAACCAATTCTGGAAGAGGCCTTTCTT AACTCTGGTAAAGTAATTCTTATATTTAGTGTAAACATGAGTGGTTTCTTCCAAGGGTATGCCCAAATGATGTCTTCTGTTGGGTGGAGGCGAGACAATGTTTGGAATCAAGGGAGTGGAAAAAGCAATCCCTGGGGGCGCAGTTTTAAGGTCAAGTGGCTGCAGTTAAATGATTTGCCTTTTCAAAAGACTCTTCACCTCAGGAATCCATTGAATGACTACAAACCTGTCAAAATTAGCAGAGATTGCCAG GAGTTATCTCCAGATATTGGAGAAGCTCTTTGTGAGCTCCTTGATGGGAAGAGTGACGTGGATGACTCGCTGAGTAG TTTTTACAGGGATGATATTCCTTCCAAAAGGCCTTGTGTAGATTCTCCATGTTCTTTAGGAAATGAAGAGTATAATGTGCCTCCAGTGCATATGCCATGGTCCAGAACACCTATGCTTTAtccttcattgctctacccacATCAGCCTGAAGCAAATAGATTTCATTTAGGATACCAGAGTTCCACAGGGGTTATGTTTCCTAACAATCCACCTATTACCACTGGATCATCACAAGTTGATGGAACAAAATGTTCTCGCATTAATGGAGACCTCTCTAATTTACAAGTGGATGTGGATATGTCTTCTCGATATGAAGTTTGGGGTTTGTCAGCAGAAAGCCCATTTACAAGTACTCTGACTGATGATGATTTTCTTGAAATG TCTTATGAAGAATATCTGGAGGCCCATAGCAGAAGCAACAAACAGTTATGCCTCCCT AAACTCAAGCTGTATAGCTGA